A stretch of the Tachyglossus aculeatus isolate mTacAcu1 chromosome 6, mTacAcu1.pri, whole genome shotgun sequence genome encodes the following:
- the TSPYL2 gene encoding testis-specific Y-encoded-like protein 2, with amino-acid sequence MSGQDGGDRPPPAKVRRLPRAPPEDQPTPDERHRQQSQRRRLQKETEAAQALADMGGGAEGGSLDTAAPPAEPVGRRAPPAAPGGLETAAPRGRAAGRDGRAPSPARGSLETDAAARAAEGSLETGGAATRGASPPEGTGEGGRKAKRGAGGRLVHDRKGHPVLVGDLKGPAPTGGGGKGEEAVDECAIISVVECEGGEDDVDDDDDDDDGEMEDEEAGAQPLRLDRYLEALEAVQLELEAVNAQAGRAFFQLKRKFGQMRKPHLERRNLIIHNIPGFWVNAFLNHPQLSAMINDRDEDTLSYMTNLQVEDFTHVKSGCKIKFYFRGNPYFQNEVIVKEYQCGSSGRLVSHSTPIRWLRGQDPRSQGRKTLELGRSFFSWFSDHAFPAADHIAEIIKEDLWPNPLQYYLMGEGDSGENGEDDSETENGDDCVVIVDDDCEEVLEEEEIHEIMDEEDGADGSEENNEDEVEEVVEGPEEGSRPDSLGDAEGAGTGDEDG; translated from the exons ATGAGCGGCCAGGACGGGGGGGACCGGCCCCCTCCGGCCAAAGTCCGCCGCCTCCCTCGCGCCCCGCCCGAGGACCAGCCCACCCCGGACGAGCGCCACCGGCAGCAGTCGCAGCGCAGGAGGCTCCAGAAGGAAACCGAGGCCGCGCAGGCGCTGGCGGACATGgggggaggggccgagggggGGAGCCTGGACACCGCCGCGCCCCCTGCGGAGCCCGTCGGGCGtcgggcgccccctgccgccccggGGGGCCTGGAAACGGCCGCCCCCCGCGGGAGGGCGGCGGGCCGCGACGGGCGGGCGCCCTCCCCCGCCCGGGGGAGCCTGGAAACGGACGCCGCCGCCCGGGCCGCGGAGGGGAGCCTGGAAACGGGCGGCGCCGCCACGCGGGGCGCCTCCCCGCctgaggggacgggggaaggCGGCCGGAAGGCgaagcggggggccggggggcgtctAGTACATGACAGGAAAGGGCACCCTGTCCTTGTGGGAGACCTGAAGGGGCCGGCCCCGACGGGGGGAGGCGGCAAGGGGGAGGAGGCCGTCGACGAGTGCGCCATCATCTCCGTGGTGGagtgtgaaggaggggaggacgacgtcgacgacgacgacgacgacgacgacggggaGATGGAGGATGAGGAGGCCGGGGCCCAACCGCTGAGGCTGGACCgctacctggaggccctggagGCCGTGCAGCTGGAGCTGGAGGCCGTCAACGCGCAGGCCGGGAGGGCCTTCTTCCAGCTCAAGAGGAAATTCGGGCAGATGAGGAAGCCCCACCTGGAGCGCCGCAACCTCATCATCCACAACATCCCCGGCTTCTGGGTCAACGCC TTTCTGAATCACCCCCAGCTCTCGGCCATGATCAATGACCGGGATGAGGATACCCTGAGCTACATGACTAACCTGCAG GTGGAAGATTTTACCCACGTGAAGTCCGGCTGCAAGATCAAGTTTTACTTCCGGGGAAACCCCTACTTCCAGAATGAGGTCATCGTCAAGGAATATCAGTGTGGCTCCTCGG GTCGACTGGTGTCGCACTCGACCCCGATCCGGTGGCTCCGGGGCCAGGATCCCCGCTCCCAAGGCCGCAAGACCCTGGAACTGGGGCGCAGCTTCTTCAGCTGGTTCTCAGACCACGCGTTCCCGGCTGCCGACCACATCGCGGAG ATCATTAAGGAGGACCTGTGGCCCAACCCGCTGCAGTACTACTTGATGGGCGAGGGTGACAGTGGGGAGAACGGAGAGGACGACAG CGAGACTGAGAACGGGGACGACTGCGTGGTGATCGTGGATGACGACTGCGAGGAggtgctggaggaggaagagatccaCGAGATCATGGATGAGGAGGACGGGGCTGACG